The proteins below are encoded in one region of Metallibacterium scheffleri:
- the amaB gene encoding L-piperidine-6-carboxylate dehydrogenase, translating into MTHPILAALGVDDTHSGTYLGQGAWASATNGAMIEVRAPRDGSVLGHVQASSAGDYERVVQRAEAAFKEWRQVPAPRRGEAVRLCGEALRKHKDALGSLVALEMGKIKPEGDGEVQEMIDIADFAVGQARMLYGLSMHSERPGHRMYEQWHPLGLVGIISAFNFPVAVWAWNAFIAAVCGDISIWKPSPKVPFSAIAALKICSEALRAGGFPDIFFLFNDAGTELATRFVDDRRVGLISFTGSTAVGRSVGQRVAGRMGRSLLELGGNNAIIVDESADLKLAIPAIVFGAVGTAGQRCTSTRRLIVHRAIHAVVVEKLKAAYAQVEHRVGDPTDPGTLMGPLIDAAAVQRYEQAIATARAAGGQVAFGGGKLDRPGNYVRPTLITGLAPDAEVIQHETFAPILYVLPFDTISEAIAIQNGVPQGLSSAIFTQNLKHAEQFLCCTGSDCGIANVNIGTSGAEIGGAFGGEKDTGGGRESGSDAWKAYMRRQTDTINYSDALPLAQGIKFEF; encoded by the coding sequence CCACGAATGGCGCCATGATCGAGGTGCGCGCGCCGCGCGACGGCAGCGTGCTCGGCCATGTGCAGGCCAGCAGCGCCGGGGACTACGAACGGGTCGTGCAGCGTGCCGAGGCGGCCTTCAAGGAATGGCGCCAGGTGCCGGCGCCGCGGCGCGGCGAAGCGGTGCGCTTGTGCGGCGAGGCGTTGCGCAAGCACAAGGACGCGCTGGGCTCGCTGGTGGCGCTGGAGATGGGCAAGATCAAGCCCGAGGGCGACGGCGAAGTGCAGGAGATGATCGACATCGCCGACTTCGCGGTGGGCCAGGCGCGCATGCTGTACGGCCTGTCGATGCACTCCGAGCGTCCCGGCCACCGCATGTACGAGCAGTGGCATCCGCTGGGCCTGGTCGGCATCATCAGCGCGTTCAATTTTCCGGTCGCGGTGTGGGCCTGGAATGCGTTCATCGCCGCGGTGTGCGGCGACATCTCCATCTGGAAGCCCTCGCCCAAGGTGCCGTTCAGCGCCATCGCCGCGCTGAAGATCTGCAGCGAAGCGCTGCGCGCGGGCGGCTTTCCGGACATCTTCTTCCTGTTCAACGACGCCGGCACCGAGCTGGCCACGCGTTTCGTCGATGATCGCCGTGTCGGTTTGATCAGCTTCACCGGATCAACCGCGGTGGGCCGCAGCGTCGGCCAGCGCGTCGCCGGACGCATGGGCCGCTCGCTGCTGGAGCTGGGCGGCAACAACGCGATCATCGTCGACGAGAGCGCCGACCTGAAGCTGGCCATCCCGGCGATCGTGTTCGGCGCCGTCGGCACCGCCGGCCAGCGTTGCACCAGCACGCGTCGGCTGATCGTGCATCGCGCCATCCACGCGGTCGTGGTCGAGAAACTCAAGGCTGCATACGCGCAGGTCGAGCATCGCGTGGGCGATCCGACCGATCCCGGCACGCTGATGGGGCCGCTGATCGACGCCGCGGCCGTGCAGCGCTACGAGCAGGCCATCGCCACCGCCAGGGCTGCCGGTGGCCAGGTGGCCTTCGGCGGCGGCAAGCTGGACCGCCCTGGCAATTACGTGCGTCCGACGCTCATCACCGGACTGGCTCCCGATGCCGAGGTGATCCAGCACGAGACCTTCGCGCCGATCCTCTACGTGCTGCCGTTCGACACGATATCGGAAGCCATCGCCATCCAGAACGGCGTGCCGCAGGGCCTGTCCTCGGCGATCTTCACGCAGAACCTCAAGCACGCCGAGCAGTTCCTGTGCTGCACCGGTTCCGACTGCGGCATCGCCAACGTCAACATCGGCACCTCCGGCGCCGAGATCGGTGGCGCCTTCGGCGGCGAAAAGGACACCGGCGGCGGGCGCGAATCCGGCTCCGATGCATGGAAGGCCTATATGCGCCGGCAGACCGACACCATCAACTACTCCGACGCGCTGCCATTGGCCCAGGGCATCAAGTTCGAGTTCTGA